In Streptomyces sp. NBC_00704, a genomic segment contains:
- a CDS encoding ABC transporter permease, with protein sequence MSTTTVAKQQAKKPAKGRRMSLPVLLLVIAGVLVLTSVVRLITGADGITSTGQMSTALRLAVPIGLAGLGGLWAERAGVVNIGLEGMMILGTWFGAWAGYQWGPWTGVAFGIIGGALGAVLHAIATVTFNVNHIVSGVAINILALGTTRYLSKFTFEGVPQGSSKQSPPIDSLGTFDIPGLSGWLNTLNEKHWFLISDVAGLVGGLITNLSPLTVVAVALVPATWWVLWRTAFGLRLRSCGENPVAAESLGVNVYKYKYIAVIISGGFAGLGGAFLSIVASNVYLDGQTAGRGYIGLAAMIFGNWMPGGLALGAGLFGYTDSLNLRGGTTNVHALILLLAILLVFGAAYLAWKKKYVPAVVTALVSALMFVWYVGTDEVPRQVVTAAPYVVTLLVLSLSAQSLRMPKADGMPYRKGQGK encoded by the coding sequence ATGTCCACGACCACCGTCGCCAAGCAGCAGGCGAAGAAGCCCGCCAAGGGCCGCCGCATGTCGCTCCCGGTCCTCCTGCTGGTCATCGCGGGCGTCCTGGTGCTGACCTCCGTCGTCCGCCTCATCACGGGCGCGGACGGCATCACCTCCACCGGCCAGATGTCCACGGCGCTGCGCCTCGCCGTCCCGATCGGCCTCGCCGGCCTCGGCGGCCTGTGGGCCGAGCGCGCGGGCGTCGTCAACATCGGCCTCGAAGGCATGATGATCCTCGGCACCTGGTTCGGCGCCTGGGCGGGCTACCAGTGGGGCCCGTGGACGGGCGTCGCCTTCGGCATCATCGGCGGCGCGCTCGGCGCCGTCCTGCACGCCATCGCGACCGTCACGTTCAACGTGAACCACATCGTCTCCGGTGTGGCCATCAACATCCTGGCCCTGGGCACCACCCGCTACCTGTCGAAGTTCACCTTCGAAGGCGTCCCGCAGGGCTCCTCCAAGCAGTCCCCGCCGATCGACTCGCTGGGCACCTTCGACATCCCCGGCCTGTCGGGCTGGCTGAACACGCTCAACGAGAAGCACTGGTTCCTGATCTCGGACGTCGCCGGCCTGGTCGGCGGTCTGATCACCAACCTGTCGCCGCTGACGGTCGTCGCCGTCGCCCTCGTCCCCGCCACCTGGTGGGTGCTGTGGCGCACCGCGTTCGGCCTGCGCCTGCGGTCCTGCGGCGAGAACCCGGTGGCCGCCGAGTCCCTCGGCGTCAACGTGTACAAGTACAAGTACATCGCCGTGATCATCTCGGGCGGCTTCGCCGGCCTCGGCGGCGCGTTCCTGTCGATCGTGGCGTCCAACGTGTACCTGGACGGCCAGACGGCCGGCCGCGGTTACATCGGTCTCGCCGCGATGATCTTCGGCAACTGGATGCCGGGCGGCCTGGCCCTCGGCGCGGGCCTGTTCGGCTACACCGACAGCCTCAACCTGCGCGGCGGCACGACCAACGTGCACGCGCTGATCCTGCTGCTCGCGATCCTGCTGGTGTTCGGCGCGGCCTACCTGGCGTGGAAGAAGAAGTACGTCCCCGCCGTCGTCACCGCGCTCGTCTCGGCGCTGATGTTCGTCTGGTACGTCGGCACCGACGAGGTCCCGCGCCAGGTCGTCACGGCCGCGCCGTACGTCGTCACCCTGCTGGTGCTCTCGCTGTCCGCGCAGTCCCTGCGGATGCCCAAGGCGGACGGCATGCCGTACCGGAAGGGCCAGGGCAAGTGA
- a CDS encoding cytidine deaminase, giving the protein MTPRPDVDWAALRELAREAMTHAYAPYSGYPVGVAALVDDGRTVSGCNVENASYGIGLCAECGLVSELQRTGGGRLTHFTCVDGRGEILVPCGRCRQLLHEFGGPGLLLETPAGILPLSEMLPQAFGPDHLTK; this is encoded by the coding sequence GTGACCCCGCGCCCCGACGTCGACTGGGCGGCGCTGCGCGAGCTGGCCCGCGAGGCCATGACCCACGCGTACGCCCCCTACTCGGGCTACCCGGTCGGCGTCGCCGCCCTGGTCGACGACGGCCGCACGGTCTCCGGCTGCAACGTCGAGAACGCCTCCTACGGCATCGGCCTGTGCGCCGAGTGCGGGCTCGTCTCGGAGTTGCAGCGGACCGGCGGCGGACGGCTGACGCACTTCACCTGCGTCGACGGCCGGGGCGAGATCCTCGTCCCGTGCGGCCGCTGCCGGCAGCTGCTGCACGAGTTCGGCGGCCCCGGCCTGCTCCTGGAGACCCCGGCGGGCATCCTGCCCCTGTCCGAGATGCTGCCCCAGGCCTTCGGCCCGGACCATCTCACCAAGTGA
- a CDS encoding thymidine phosphorylase has protein sequence MAMDAISVIRTKRDRGELSDAQIDWVIDAYTRGEVADEQMSALAMAILLNGMNRREIARWTAAMIASGERMEFSSLSRPTADKHSTGGVGDKITLPLAPLVAACGAAVPQLSGRGLGHTGGTLDKLESIPGWRALLSNEEMLSVLDGTGAVICAAGDGLAPADKKLYALRDVTGTVEAIPLIASSIMSKKIAEGTGSLVLDVKVGTGAFMKTIEDARELASTMVGLGTDHGVKTVALLTDMSTPLGLTAGNALEVRESVEVLAGGGPADVVELTVALAREMLDAAGVKDADPAKALADGSAMDVWRRMIAAQGGDPDAPLPTSREQHVIKAPATGVLTRLDAYDIGVAAWRLGAGRARKEDPVQAGAGVELHARPGDTVTAGQPLLTLHTDTPERFDYALQAVEGAYDVEAPGTAFTASPVVLERIA, from the coding sequence ATGGCCATGGACGCCATCTCCGTCATCCGCACCAAGCGGGACCGCGGCGAGCTCAGCGACGCACAGATCGACTGGGTCATCGACGCGTACACCCGCGGGGAGGTCGCCGACGAGCAGATGTCCGCGCTCGCGATGGCCATCCTCCTCAACGGCATGAACCGCCGTGAGATCGCCCGCTGGACCGCCGCGATGATCGCCTCCGGCGAGCGCATGGAGTTCTCCTCCCTGTCCCGCCCCACGGCCGACAAGCACTCCACCGGCGGCGTCGGCGACAAGATCACCCTCCCGCTGGCCCCCCTGGTGGCGGCCTGCGGCGCGGCCGTCCCGCAGCTCTCCGGCCGCGGCCTCGGCCACACCGGCGGCACGCTGGACAAGCTGGAGTCGATCCCCGGCTGGCGCGCGCTGCTCTCCAACGAGGAGATGCTGTCGGTGCTGGACGGCACCGGCGCGGTGATCTGCGCGGCGGGCGACGGCCTGGCCCCGGCCGACAAGAAGCTGTACGCCCTGCGCGACGTCACCGGCACCGTGGAGGCGATCCCGCTGATCGCCTCGTCGATCATGTCGAAGAAGATCGCCGAGGGCACGGGCTCGCTGGTCCTGGACGTGAAGGTCGGCACCGGCGCCTTCATGAAGACCATCGAGGACGCCCGTGAGCTGGCCTCCACGATGGTCGGCCTCGGCACCGACCACGGCGTGAAGACCGTCGCGCTGCTGACCGACATGTCCACCCCCCTCGGACTGACCGCGGGCAACGCCCTGGAGGTCCGCGAGTCGGTCGAGGTCCTGGCCGGCGGCGGCCCCGCGGACGTCGTGGAGCTGACGGTCGCGCTGGCCCGCGAGATGCTCGACGCGGCCGGCGTCAAGGACGCCGACCCGGCGAAGGCGCTGGCCGACGGCTCGGCCATGGACGTGTGGCGCCGCATGATCGCGGCCCAGGGCGGCGACCCGGACGCGCCGCTGCCCACCTCGAGGGAACAGCACGTGATCAAGGCCCCGGCCACGGGCGTCCTGACCCGCCTCGACGCCTACGACATCGGCGTCGCCGCCTGGCGTCTCGGCGCGGGCCGCGCCCGCAAGGAGGACCCGGTGCAGGCGGGCGCCGGCGTCGAGCTGCACGCCAGGCCCGGCGACACGGTCACGGCCGGCCAGCCGCTGCTCACCCTGCACACCGACACCCCGGAGCGCTTCGACTACGCCCTCCAGGCCGTCGAGGGCGCGTACGACGTCGAGGCCCCCGGGACGGCCTTCACCGCGTCCCCGGTCGTGCTGGAGCGCATCGCCTGA
- a CDS encoding Uma2 family endonuclease has protein sequence MSALTVDHSTAESHEWDGLVRIWQETDAPEGCKVEIIEGIVTVAPPPSNAHNDIADQVQRELYQVIPREWGIYQTLGTAVPSREGLYIPDIAVAPKEVLRAEDGNCIPASAAELVVEITSKTNASNDRIKKAAGYAQAGVPLYLLIDGWAPGGPTVTLYGEPHGDVYRVLWAGKFGNTVELPEPFGVKLDTGEFPAE, from the coding sequence ATGAGCGCACTCACGGTCGACCACTCCACGGCCGAAAGCCACGAGTGGGACGGCCTCGTCCGGATCTGGCAGGAGACGGACGCGCCCGAGGGCTGCAAGGTGGAGATCATCGAGGGGATCGTCACCGTGGCACCACCACCGTCCAACGCCCACAACGACATCGCGGACCAAGTGCAGCGAGAGCTGTACCAGGTCATCCCGCGGGAGTGGGGCATCTACCAGACGTTGGGCACGGCAGTGCCGTCACGTGAGGGGCTCTACATCCCGGACATCGCGGTGGCGCCCAAGGAGGTCCTGCGAGCGGAGGACGGCAACTGCATTCCCGCGTCCGCGGCCGAGCTGGTCGTCGAGATCACATCCAAGACCAACGCGAGCAACGACCGCATCAAGAAGGCTGCCGGCTATGCCCAAGCCGGTGTCCCGCTGTACCTCCTCATCGACGGTTGGGCACCGGGCGGACCGACCGTCACCCTGTACGGGGAGCCTCACGGGGACGTCTACCGCGTCCTGTGGGCAGGCAAGTTCGGTAACACCGTAGAGCTGCCCGAGCCGTTCGGGGTGAAGCTGGACACCGGCGAGTTCCCCGCCGAGTAG
- a CDS encoding STAS domain-containing protein produces MEATTPPVLTLTGPVAREQATGLGDAVFALLAGEETGVVVCDVVGIGPPGLAAVDLLARLQLAARRAGGRIRLRGPDPALRALLDLVGLPVEVEGEAEEGEPALGVEVEVEPGEPAL; encoded by the coding sequence GTGGAAGCGACGACACCCCCCGTGCTCACCCTGACCGGACCGGTCGCCCGAGAACAGGCGACCGGGCTGGGCGACGCCGTGTTCGCGCTGCTCGCCGGAGAGGAGACCGGGGTCGTCGTCTGCGACGTCGTCGGCATCGGACCGCCCGGGCTGGCCGCCGTCGACCTGCTGGCGCGGCTCCAGCTGGCCGCCCGGCGGGCCGGCGGACGGATACGGCTGCGCGGCCCGGACCCCGCGCTACGCGCCCTGCTCGACCTCGTCGGACTCCCCGTCGAGGTGGAGGGGGAGGCCGAAGAGGGGGAACCAGCGCTGGGTGTCGAGGTAGAAGTGGAACCCGGTGAGCCGGCCCTCTGA
- a CDS encoding sigma-70 family RNA polymerase sigma factor: MGNGTATTTELDVALEKHRTELTGYCYRMLGSSFEAEDAVQDTLVRAWRSYDKFEGRSSLRSWLYRIATNVCLDMLTAGNKRARPMDLTDSTPLARAALSPRPDNTWLEPMPDARVLPTVEDPAEAAIAKESVRLAFMAALQQLPPKQRVVLILREVLAWRASEVAELLDTSVASVNSALQRARATLAEQKASGADAAVSDPLDEEQQKLLERYVAAFEGYDMTALTALLHEDAVMTMPPFDLWLTGHDDIAGFMTTFGSACEGSRLLPVQVNGLPGFAQYKPDPEKGGHTPWAIQVLEISEGRLTGFHFYLDTQRWFPLFGLPLHLDGESDEVEQGA, translated from the coding sequence ATGGGCAACGGCACGGCGACGACGACAGAACTCGACGTCGCACTGGAGAAGCACCGGACCGAGCTGACCGGGTACTGCTACCGCATGCTCGGCTCGTCCTTCGAGGCGGAGGACGCGGTGCAGGACACCCTGGTGCGCGCCTGGCGCAGCTACGACAAGTTCGAGGGCCGCTCCAGTCTGCGCTCGTGGCTGTACCGGATCGCCACCAACGTCTGCCTGGACATGCTGACGGCCGGCAACAAGCGGGCCCGCCCGATGGACCTCACCGACTCCACCCCGCTCGCCCGGGCCGCGCTCTCCCCGCGCCCCGACAACACCTGGCTGGAACCCATGCCCGACGCGCGCGTGCTGCCCACGGTGGAGGACCCGGCCGAGGCGGCGATCGCCAAGGAGTCGGTGCGGCTGGCGTTCATGGCCGCGTTGCAGCAGCTCCCGCCCAAGCAGCGGGTCGTGCTGATCCTGCGGGAGGTGCTGGCGTGGCGGGCGAGCGAGGTCGCCGAACTGCTCGACACCTCGGTCGCCTCGGTCAACAGCGCGTTGCAGCGGGCGCGGGCGACGCTCGCCGAGCAGAAGGCCTCCGGCGCGGACGCGGCGGTGTCGGACCCGCTGGACGAGGAGCAGCAGAAGCTCCTCGAACGCTATGTGGCGGCCTTCGAGGGCTACGACATGACGGCGCTGACGGCCCTGCTGCACGAGGACGCGGTCATGACGATGCCGCCGTTCGACCTGTGGCTGACCGGCCATGACGACATCGCGGGCTTCATGACCACGTTCGGCTCCGCCTGCGAGGGCTCGCGGCTGCTGCCGGTCCAGGTCAACGGCCTGCCCGGCTTCGCCCAGTACAAGCCCGACCCGGAGAAGGGCGGCCACACCCCCTGGGCGATCCAGGTCCTGGAGATCTCAGAGGGCCGGCTCACCGGGTTCCACTTCTACCTCGACACCCAGCGCTGGTTCCCCCTCTTCGGCCTCCCCCTCCACCTCGACGGGGAGTCCGACGAGGTCGAGCAGGGCGCGTAG
- a CDS encoding MFS transporter, with amino-acid sequence MSPASTGASTIVGAAPPVPAASRVVASSADDCRPAPADSRMTPGGPGYRRMSFALFLAGVATFALLYSTQALLPLISDDFGVPAGRASWTVAAATGGLALFVLPMSALSERYGRRTVMTASLAVAVAVGVLVPFAPTLGSLVVLRAVQGAALAGLPASATAYLAEEVRPKSLVTAIGLFVAGNSVGGMSGRVVTGWVAQEWGWRIAVGVIGVLAVVCAIAFRLLLPEPRHFRAGSLAPRVLARTVRGHLADPLLRRLYAIGALFMTVFGGVYTVIGYRLTEAPFSLPQGIVGSIFLVYLVGTVSASTAGRLVGRLGRRGALYLAGGTTAAGLLLSLADSLAPVLLGLVLITAGFFAGHAVASSAVGRTATTGRAQASALYQSSYYVGSSVGSTAGATAFHAGGWSGTVGVGVVAVLGVVAITALGTRAARVAARRGVPALAR; translated from the coding sequence ATGTCTCCCGCCAGTACCGGGGCGTCCACGATCGTGGGCGCCGCCCCGCCCGTTCCCGCCGCCTCGCGCGTCGTCGCCTCGTCCGCCGACGACTGCCGTCCCGCCCCCGCCGACTCCCGCATGACGCCCGGCGGCCCCGGCTACCGGCGGATGAGCTTCGCCCTCTTCCTCGCCGGTGTCGCGACGTTCGCCCTGCTGTACTCCACGCAGGCGCTGCTGCCGCTGATCTCCGACGACTTCGGGGTGCCGGCGGGCCGGGCGAGCTGGACCGTGGCGGCGGCGACCGGCGGACTGGCCCTGTTCGTGCTGCCGATGAGCGCCCTGTCGGAGCGCTACGGCCGCCGCACGGTGATGACGGCCTCGCTGGCGGTCGCGGTCGCGGTCGGCGTGCTGGTCCCCTTCGCCCCCACCCTGGGCTCGCTGGTCGTGCTGCGGGCGGTCCAGGGCGCCGCGCTGGCCGGGCTCCCGGCCTCGGCGACCGCCTATCTCGCCGAGGAGGTCCGGCCCAAGTCGCTGGTCACCGCCATCGGCCTGTTCGTGGCGGGCAACAGCGTCGGCGGGATGAGCGGCCGGGTCGTCACCGGCTGGGTCGCGCAGGAGTGGGGCTGGCGGATCGCGGTCGGCGTGATCGGCGTGCTGGCGGTGGTCTGCGCGATCGCCTTCCGGCTGCTGCTGCCCGAGCCGCGGCACTTCAGGGCGGGCTCCCTGGCCCCCCGCGTGCTGGCCCGTACCGTCCGGGGCCACCTGGCCGACCCGCTGCTGCGCCGGCTGTACGCGATCGGCGCGCTGTTCATGACGGTCTTCGGCGGCGTGTACACCGTCATCGGCTACCGGCTGACGGAGGCGCCGTTCTCCCTGCCGCAGGGCATCGTCGGCTCCATCTTCCTGGTGTACCTGGTGGGCACCGTGTCGGCGTCGACCGCGGGCCGCCTGGTCGGCCGGCTCGGCCGCCGGGGCGCGCTGTACCTGGCGGGCGGCACCACGGCCGCGGGGCTGCTGCTGTCGCTGGCCGACTCGCTCGCGCCGGTCCTGCTGGGCCTGGTCCTGATCACGGCGGGCTTCTTCGCGGGGCACGCGGTGGCGTCCTCGGCGGTCGGCCGGACGGCGACCACCGGCCGGGCGCAGGCCTCCGCCCTCTACCAGTCCTCCTACTACGTCGGCTCCAGCGTCGGCTCCACGGCGGGCGCGACGGCCTTCCACGCGGGCGGCTGGTCCGGCACGGTCGGCGTGGGCGTCGTGGCGGTGCTCGGCGTCGTGGCGATCACCGCCCTCGGGACCCGCGCGGCGCGGGTCGCCGCCCGGCGGGGCGTGCCCGCCCTCGCTCGCTGA
- a CDS encoding LysR family transcriptional regulator: protein MAHQQRSGARLSPSGDTEDTTDMSRLLAPRLAYFAGVARTEHVTRAALEMNVPQSTLSRAMVRLEQDLGVDLFARRGRTVSLTPAGRTFLASVERALAEVERAAEEVRADADPATGKVAFGFLHTMGAETVPGLIHAFRADHPRVRFSLVQNYGEAMLERLRAGELDLCLTSPVPDAPDLVARRLDEQKLRLVVPADHRLAARRRVRLAEAAEETFVTLEPGYGLRRITDDLCKEAGFRPRIAFEGEEAETLRGLVAAGLGVALLPPPAVARPGVVELTVTAPRAAREIGVAWLDGHPDTPPVAAFKRFLLSRRGNLLPD from the coding sequence ATGGCGCATCAGCAGAGGTCAGGGGCTCGGCTGTCACCGTCCGGTGACACAGAAGACACGACGGACATGTCCAGGCTGCTGGCCCCGCGGCTCGCGTACTTCGCCGGGGTCGCCCGCACCGAGCACGTCACCCGGGCCGCCCTGGAGATGAACGTCCCCCAGTCGACGCTCTCGCGGGCCATGGTCCGCCTCGAACAGGACCTGGGGGTCGACCTGTTCGCCCGCCGGGGCCGCACGGTCTCCCTCACCCCGGCGGGACGCACCTTCCTCGCCTCCGTGGAGCGGGCCCTCGCCGAGGTCGAGCGGGCCGCCGAGGAGGTGCGGGCGGACGCCGACCCGGCCACCGGCAAGGTCGCGTTCGGCTTCCTGCACACGATGGGCGCGGAAACCGTCCCCGGCCTGATCCACGCCTTCCGCGCGGACCATCCGCGGGTGCGCTTCAGCCTCGTCCAGAACTACGGCGAGGCGATGCTGGAGCGGCTGCGGGCGGGCGAGCTGGACCTCTGCCTGACCTCCCCGGTCCCGGACGCCCCCGACCTGGTCGCCCGCCGCCTCGACGAGCAGAAGCTGCGCCTGGTCGTGCCGGCCGACCACCGTCTCGCCGCCCGCCGCAGGGTCCGCCTCGCCGAGGCCGCCGAGGAGACCTTCGTGACCCTGGAGCCCGGCTACGGCCTGCGCCGCATCACCGACGACCTGTGCAAGGAGGCCGGGTTCCGTCCCCGGATCGCCTTCGAGGGAGAGGAGGCCGAGACGTTGCGGGGGCTGGTGGCCGCCGGCCTGGGGGTGGCGCTGCTGCCGCCGCCCGCGGTGGCCCGCCCGGGGGTCGTGGAACTGACGGTGACCGCGCCGCGCGCCGCCCGCGAGATCGGCGTCGCCTGGCTGGACGGGCATCCGGACACACCGCCGGTCGCGGCGTTCAAGAGGTTCCTGCTGTCGAGGAGGGGCAACCTGCTGCCGGACTGA
- a CDS encoding alpha/beta hydrolase, protein MGQEVAPVRTVRLGRALGPEPTAVSAAVLLLPDGEEASHRRPSPLWAAASVRGLGRRLARAGREEGLAVHAVHYRHRGWNGAEAHPAADAVRAADEVVRRYGDVPVCLAGVGMGGRAALRAGGHEAVGSVLAIAPWLPAEDSDAPAEPVKQLAERRVLIVHGTNDGRRDPELSFRLAARAKKANRDVCRFEVHADGHRLHQYRSEVHALAQDFVMGTLFGRPLSRPVVDALAAPPPLGLRMPLAAGFGRSLRR, encoded by the coding sequence ATGGGACAGGAAGTGGCGCCGGTTCGGACGGTCCGGCTGGGGCGGGCGCTCGGCCCGGAGCCGACGGCGGTGAGCGCGGCGGTGCTGCTGCTCCCGGACGGCGAGGAGGCCTCCCACCGCAGACCGTCCCCCCTGTGGGCCGCGGCCTCCGTCCGCGGACTCGGGCGCCGGCTGGCGCGGGCCGGGCGCGAGGAGGGCCTGGCCGTCCACGCCGTGCACTACCGCCACCGCGGCTGGAACGGCGCCGAGGCGCACCCGGCGGCCGACGCCGTCCGGGCCGCCGACGAGGTGGTCCGGCGCTACGGGGACGTCCCGGTGTGCCTGGCCGGCGTCGGCATGGGCGGGCGGGCGGCGTTGCGCGCGGGCGGCCACGAGGCCGTCGGCTCCGTGCTGGCGATCGCGCCGTGGCTGCCGGCGGAGGACTCGGACGCGCCCGCCGAGCCGGTGAAGCAGCTGGCGGAACGCCGGGTGCTGATCGTGCACGGCACGAACGACGGGCGCCGCGACCCGGAGCTGTCGTTCCGGCTCGCGGCGCGGGCGAAGAAGGCCAACCGGGACGTGTGCCGGTTCGAAGTCCACGCCGACGGCCACCGGTTGCACCAGTACCGCAGCGAAGTCCACGCCCTGGCCCAGGACTTCGTCATGGGCACCCTGTTCGGGCGGCCGCTGTCCCGGCCGGTGGTGGACGCGCTGGCGGCTCCGCCGCCGCTGGGCCTGCGGATGCCGCTGGCGGCCGGGTTCGGCAGGTCGCTGCGCCGGTGA
- a CDS encoding adenosine deaminase, producing the protein MTSQSIQSGTAPGPDQIRRAPKVLLHDHLDGGLRPGTVVDLARDGGYSQLPETDADKLGVWFREAADSGSLERYLETFSHTVGVMQTRAALVRVARECAEDLAEDGVVYAEVRYAPEQHLDGGLSLEEVVEAVNEGFREGERTARDNGHRIRVGALLTAMRHAARSLEIAELANRYRDQGVVGFDIAGAEAGFPPTRHLDAFEYLKRENNHFTIHAGEAFGLPSIWQALQWCGADRLGHGVRIIDDIEVAADGAVKLGRLASYVRDKRIPLELCPSSNLQTGAAASYGEHPIGLLRRLHFRATVNTDNRLMSGTSMSREFEHLVDAFGYTLDDLQWFSVNAMKSAFIPFDERLAMINDVIKPGYAELKSEWLFQQTASTSGSLKADG; encoded by the coding sequence ATGACGAGCCAGAGCATCCAGTCGGGCACCGCCCCCGGCCCGGACCAGATCCGGCGGGCACCCAAGGTTCTGCTGCACGACCACCTCGACGGCGGGCTGCGCCCCGGCACGGTCGTCGACCTCGCCCGGGACGGCGGGTACTCCCAGCTCCCCGAGACCGACGCGGACAAGCTCGGCGTCTGGTTCCGGGAGGCCGCCGACTCGGGCTCCCTGGAACGGTACCTGGAGACGTTCTCGCACACCGTCGGCGTCATGCAGACCCGCGCGGCTCTCGTGCGGGTCGCCCGCGAGTGCGCCGAGGACCTCGCCGAGGACGGCGTCGTCTACGCCGAGGTGCGCTACGCGCCCGAGCAGCACCTCGACGGCGGGCTGAGCCTCGAGGAGGTCGTCGAGGCCGTCAACGAGGGCTTCCGCGAAGGCGAGCGGACCGCCCGTGACAACGGCCACCGCATCCGGGTCGGCGCGCTGCTCACCGCCATGCGGCACGCGGCCCGCTCCCTGGAGATCGCCGAACTCGCCAACCGCTACCGGGACCAGGGCGTCGTCGGCTTCGACATCGCCGGCGCCGAGGCCGGCTTCCCGCCCACCCGGCACCTCGACGCCTTCGAGTACCTCAAGCGCGAGAACAACCACTTCACCATCCACGCCGGCGAGGCGTTCGGGCTGCCGTCCATCTGGCAGGCCCTGCAGTGGTGCGGCGCCGACCGGCTCGGACACGGGGTGCGCATCATCGACGACATCGAGGTCGCCGCCGACGGCGCGGTGAAGCTCGGCCGGCTCGCCTCCTACGTCCGCGACAAGCGCATCCCGCTGGAGCTGTGCCCCAGTTCCAACCTCCAGACCGGGGCCGCCGCCTCCTACGGCGAGCACCCCATCGGTCTGCTGCGCCGCCTGCACTTCCGGGCCACGGTGAACACCGACAACCGCCTGATGTCCGGCACCAGCATGAGCCGGGAATTCGAGCACCTGGTCGACGCGTTCGGCTACACGCTCGACGATCTGCAGTGGTTCTCCGTCAATGCTATGAAGTCAGCATTCATTCCTTTCGATGAACGCCTGGCCATGATCAATGACGTGATCAAGCCCGGATATGCCGAGCTGAAGTCCGAATGGCTGTTCCAGCAGACCGCCTCCACCAGCGGTTCCCTGAAAGCGGACGGCTGA
- a CDS encoding ATP-binding protein, translating to MKQSAAKTLGVAALGAAFAAVGAGAANAAPAVPDATQALDGVTRTLPAENVAQALPGAGQALTQAQPALAAGLTAAQPVAEKVLSQGPTAPVAGLLGGLPLQGLPTHGLPVNGIPLG from the coding sequence ATGAAGCAGTCTGCTGCCAAGACCCTCGGCGTCGCCGCTCTCGGCGCCGCCTTCGCCGCCGTCGGTGCGGGCGCCGCGAACGCCGCCCCCGCGGTCCCGGACGCCACCCAGGCCCTGGACGGCGTCACCAGGACGCTGCCGGCGGAGAACGTGGCCCAGGCGCTGCCCGGCGCCGGGCAGGCGCTGACGCAGGCCCAGCCGGCGCTGGCCGCGGGCCTGACCGCCGCCCAGCCGGTCGCCGAGAAGGTGCTCTCCCAGGGCCCCACCGCGCCCGTCGCCGGCCTGCTCGGCGGACTGCCGTTGCAGGGCCTGCCCACGCACGGCCTGCCGGTCAACGGCATCCCGCTGGGCTGA
- a CDS encoding PspC domain-containing protein, which produces MSSLARPTNGRMIGGVCAALARRFGTSATTMRVIFVLSCLLPGPQFLLYIALWVLLPSEDKAARTAW; this is translated from the coding sequence ATGTCCAGCCTCGCCCGCCCCACCAACGGCCGCATGATCGGCGGAGTGTGCGCCGCGCTGGCCCGGCGCTTCGGCACCTCCGCGACCACGATGCGCGTGATCTTCGTGCTCTCCTGCCTGCTGCCGGGCCCGCAGTTCCTGCTCTACATAGCTCTGTGGGTGCTGCTTCCCTCGGAGGACAAGGCGGCCCGCACCGCCTGGTGA
- a CDS encoding VanZ family protein: MQRQGSIGGSAAIRIRATGIVLLAAHLVYVAWVTLRPLDVPWVLPANLHPFDGIRADLRLGWPEAARRIGAGLGLLAPLGVLLPLAGGRVRVSPFASLVRTVTAGALLSLGIELLQTGVPGQVVDVDSMLLNTVGVALAHVAVVPAVRARLRRSAGHRPSVPVRQEDAAQGLTPRIPRVGIAP; the protein is encoded by the coding sequence GTGCAGCGTCAAGGCTCCATCGGCGGCAGCGCCGCCATCCGCATCCGCGCGACCGGGATCGTCCTCCTGGCCGCCCACCTCGTGTACGTCGCCTGGGTGACGCTGCGCCCGCTGGACGTCCCCTGGGTGCTCCCGGCCAATCTGCATCCCTTCGACGGGATCCGCGCCGATCTGCGGCTGGGCTGGCCCGAGGCGGCGCGGCGGATCGGCGCGGGGCTGGGGCTGCTGGCCCCGCTGGGCGTCCTGCTGCCGCTGGCGGGCGGCAGGGTCCGGGTCTCGCCGTTCGCCTCCCTGGTCCGCACGGTCACGGCGGGCGCGCTGCTGTCGCTGGGCATCGAGCTGCTGCAGACCGGGGTGCCCGGCCAGGTCGTGGACGTGGACTCGATGCTGCTGAACACCGTGGGCGTGGCGCTGGCGCATGTCGCGGTGGTGCCCGCGGTGCGCGCGCGGCTGCGCCGCAGTGCCGGGCACCGGCCGTCCGTGCCGGTCCGCCAGGAGGACGCGGCTCAGGGTCTGACCCCGAGGATTCCCAGGGTCGGCATCGCACCGTAG